A genomic segment from Mycoplasmopsis arginini encodes:
- a CDS encoding MSC_0621 family F1-like ATPase epsilon subunit produces the protein MATNNTFKININFIGNKNLLIRNGQLFINVDDEDDWALADLNSIMAYENTIVKIRDLDDNKEFFLFLINTNIIVTDNEIKINTFNKMEIYKQNKKAKFNKVLIKEVMDKINYYESLQKIGLSLDQFMEEKLLKQKLYILKMEQNLKIVKEIKYENKK, from the coding sequence ATGGCAACAAATAACACATTTAAAATTAATATTAATTTTATCGGCAATAAAAACCTTTTAATTAGAAATGGACAATTATTTATTAATGTAGATGACGAAGATGATTGAGCATTAGCTGATTTAAATTCAATAATGGCTTATGAAAATACAATTGTTAAAATTAGAGATTTAGATGATAACAAAGAATTCTTTTTATTCCTAATAAATACTAATATTATTGTTACTGATAATGAAATCAAAATTAATACTTTTAATAAAATGGAAATTTATAAACAAAATAAGAAAGCTAAATTTAATAAGGTTTTAATCAAAGAAGTGATGGATAAAATAAATTATTATGAATCATTACAAAAAATTGGTTTAAGTCTAGACCAATTTATGGAAGAAAAATTATTGAAGCAAAAACTATATATTTTAAAAATGGAACAAAACTTAAAAATAGTAAAAGAGATTAAATATGAAAATAAAAAATAA
- the mip gene encoding Ig-specific serine endopeptidase MIP, which yields MNKQKKRILITSLLGGTITLLPTFGLISCENEISKEKRLIEESIDKLNKVINKIKIENKTSYKSKAFLESTKIINDYKENIESKETDLITLRKTKNNIKDLINELTIELNNYKKINEENSNNPKVDPKLDYPDARFENDFRELTNSQNIETNFDLDFNSFFPQHEKAHIYPSELQNQASSLKVKSKNEELNKKIEFIVNNIILESNANITGQAQINLVFRNKATNTQKNFIFKLDGLGHNPLNTDNQGNKPNGSGSENNANLSEFDKYEKLDQFGRFKKDNEEYLKALKQSLSFSKNVKSLSDLRPNLIIDETKKREFDAKAEELKLDSYDNSAYKGFSVPTYHKDGSYDGLEVYADEVGKGPSAIDSLGKKNIYQTIGLARTIVNEQFLKIAHQTFSLTLNNYNTFEKEITNAENSIKFWEDAKNETTFKNQINQKLEELRTNRVQIEKEWDEKIKNNKDVHLTDSLNEQKRKILEDYDKTIKHFETHTREKEIEILRKQITEYKERANTKRELLSESGTIWVLDYQPVSNGKYPTKWYFGTNAHVAKAITKNLSGFTITKINNDIKVGAKLRISSMDDNITSFSNQDPSAIQTVFTATDYLSKSPKEFLSDRQKEIYKDVEEFADFAVIEIDFEKMAQSFVAISNDKNVTQNFTSQNNFNLAKEITNNYANNPDVHIKFRNKSYLHDYQAINYPLRGKISKSLDNLYAVGWPGSRTDFYLKPYQDDDQKERAKWGTSYSLWTNTESEYYDAKITSGENGPSSFSEETLNRGDFLSYQIGYRSFADKPGILDSFLTSPLISGQLYEHEGKKYMSMALKYMPRRWAPTGGSSGSSVRNQNNELVAVHHATNNIARMGLSVAFRSEGFNYNGLFGNYNLPQYDLIYGGGEFQTKSYRQALKLLYPQLEKTNLFSEGLNDENIPDKFKFTRGGER from the coding sequence ATGAATAAACAGAAAAAAAGAATTTTAATAACAAGTTTATTAGGCGGAACAATTACTTTATTGCCCACTTTTGGATTAATTTCTTGTGAAAATGAAATTTCAAAAGAAAAACGTTTAATTGAAGAAAGTATTGATAAATTAAATAAAGTAATTAACAAAATCAAAATTGAAAATAAAACTTCTTATAAAAGTAAAGCGTTTTTGGAATCAACAAAAATCATTAATGATTACAAAGAAAATATTGAAAGTAAAGAAACAGACTTAATTACTTTAAGAAAAACAAAAAATAACATTAAAGATTTAATCAATGAGTTGACAATAGAATTAAATAACTATAAAAAAATTAACGAAGAAAATAGTAATAATCCTAAAGTTGACCCAAAACTAGACTACCCTGATGCTAGATTTGAAAATGATTTTCGTGAATTAACTAACTCACAAAATATTGAAACTAATTTTGATCTAGATTTTAACAGTTTCTTTCCTCAACACGAAAAAGCACATATTTATCCAAGTGAACTTCAAAATCAAGCATCTTCATTAAAGGTAAAATCAAAAAATGAAGAGTTAAATAAGAAAATAGAATTTATTGTTAATAATATTATTTTAGAAAGCAATGCTAATATAACTGGACAAGCTCAAATAAATCTTGTGTTCAGAAATAAAGCCACAAATACTCAAAAGAACTTTATTTTTAAATTAGATGGATTAGGACATAATCCTCTTAATACTGATAACCAAGGAAATAAACCAAACGGAAGTGGATCAGAAAATAATGCTAATTTAAGCGAATTTGATAAATACGAAAAATTAGATCAGTTTGGAAGATTTAAAAAAGATAACGAAGAGTATTTAAAAGCTTTAAAACAAAGTTTAAGTTTCTCAAAGAATGTAAAAAGTTTATCTGATTTAAGACCTAACTTAATCATTGATGAAACTAAGAAAAGAGAATTTGATGCTAAGGCTGAAGAATTAAAATTAGATTCATATGATAATTCTGCTTATAAAGGTTTTAGTGTTCCTACATATCATAAAGACGGTTCATATGATGGTCTAGAAGTATATGCAGATGAAGTTGGAAAAGGCCCTAGTGCCATTGATTCATTAGGCAAAAAGAATATTTATCAAACAATTGGTCTTGCTCGAACTATTGTTAATGAACAATTTTTAAAAATAGCACACCAAACTTTTTCTTTAACATTAAATAATTACAACACTTTTGAGAAAGAAATTACCAATGCAGAAAATTCAATTAAATTTTGAGAAGATGCTAAAAATGAAACAACTTTTAAAAATCAAATTAATCAAAAATTAGAAGAATTGCGCACTAACAGAGTTCAAATTGAAAAAGAGTGAGATGAAAAAATTAAAAATAATAAAGACGTTCATTTAACTGATTCTTTAAATGAACAAAAAAGAAAAATTCTTGAAGATTATGATAAAACAATTAAACATTTTGAGACTCATACAAGAGAAAAAGAAATTGAAATTTTAAGAAAGCAAATTACTGAGTATAAAGAAAGAGCTAATACTAAAAGAGAATTACTTTCTGAATCAGGAACAATATGAGTTCTTGATTATCAACCAGTATCTAATGGAAAGTATCCAACAAAATGATATTTCGGAACAAATGCTCACGTTGCAAAAGCAATTACTAAAAATCTAAGTGGCTTTACAATAACTAAAATTAATAATGATATTAAAGTTGGAGCAAAATTAAGAATTTCAAGTATGGATGATAATATTACTTCGTTTTCAAATCAAGATCCAAGTGCAATTCAAACAGTTTTTACAGCAACAGATTATTTAAGTAAAAGTCCAAAAGAATTCTTATCAGATCGTCAAAAAGAAATTTATAAAGATGTTGAAGAATTTGCTGATTTTGCTGTTATAGAAATTGATTTTGAGAAAATGGCACAATCGTTTGTTGCTATTTCAAACGATAAAAATGTTACTCAAAATTTCACAAGTCAAAATAACTTTAATTTAGCTAAAGAAATTACTAATAATTATGCTAATAATCCTGATGTACATATTAAATTTAGAAACAAATCATATTTACATGATTATCAAGCAATAAATTATCCTTTAAGAGGGAAAATAAGCAAATCATTAGATAACTTATATGCTGTAGGTTGACCTGGTTCAAGAACAGACTTTTATTTAAAACCATATCAAGATGATGATCAAAAGGAAAGAGCTAAATGAGGAACCTCATATAGTTTATGAACTAATACTGAATCAGAATATTATGATGCAAAAATTACTAGTGGTGAAAATGGTCCTTCTTCATTTTCAGAAGAAACTCTAAATCGTGGAGATTTTTTATCATACCAAATTGGTTATCGTTCATTTGCTGACAAACCTGGTATTTTGGATTCATTTTTAACATCACCTTTAATAAGTGGGCAATTATATGAACACGAAGGTAAGAAGTATATGAGTATGGCATTAAAATATATGCCAAGAAGATGAGCACCAACTGGCGGATCTTCAGGATCTTCAGTAAGAAACCAAAACAATGAATTAGTAGCAGTACACCATGCAACTAATAACATTGCTAGAATGGGTCTTTCAGTTGCATTTAGATCAGAAGGCTTTAACTATAATGGCTTATTTGGAAATTACAATTTACCACAATATGACTTAATCTATGGTGGTGGTGAATTCCAAACTAAATCATATAGACAGGCTTTAAAACTGCTTTACCCACAATTAGAAAAAACAAACTTATTTTCAGAAGGTCTTAATGATGAAAATATTCCAGATAAATTTAAATTTACAAGAGGAGGTGAGAGATAA
- the eno gene encoding phosphopyruvate hydratase, whose translation MSKIKKIYAYEVLDSRGNPTVKVELTTKKAFAEALVPSGASTGSKEALELRDKNTKYENNWFGGKGVQTACDHINNEISKLLVGIDVKKQEIIDNLMIQADGTETKSKFGANAILAVSLACAKAAAIENKKPLYEYLASLKNIDNNVFSLPVPMLNVINGGEHASNTIDFQEFMIMPIGAKTFKESLQMANKVFHTLAKLLKKAGHGTQVGDEGGFAPNLHTHEEALDFLVNAIKEAGFNPATSGEKAIGICLDAACSELYNNETKTYIFKKFKKALLEKRSGFEAYAKNKYEFSSEELVEYFGHLIENYPIISIEDSHHEDDWDGFVLMRKKFGKKVQLVGDDLIVTNPKYIQMAIDKKAINASLIKINQIGSLTETIKAIQMSQQANLVPVISHRSGETEDTFIADLAVAFSTNEIKTGSMSRTDRIAKYNRLLKIEDELKEKGIYLGSKAFSNLK comes from the coding sequence ATGTCTAAAATTAAAAAAATCTATGCTTATGAAGTTTTAGATAGTAGAGGTAATCCAACTGTTAAAGTTGAATTAACAACTAAGAAAGCATTTGCGGAGGCCTTAGTTCCTTCTGGAGCCTCAACAGGTTCAAAAGAAGCACTTGAATTAAGAGATAAAAACACTAAATACGAAAATAATTGATTTGGTGGCAAAGGAGTTCAAACTGCTTGTGATCATATTAATAATGAAATATCAAAACTATTAGTTGGTATTGATGTAAAAAAACAAGAAATCATTGATAACTTAATGATTCAGGCAGACGGAACTGAAACTAAATCAAAATTTGGTGCAAATGCGATTTTAGCAGTTTCTTTAGCATGCGCAAAAGCAGCTGCAATCGAAAACAAAAAACCATTATACGAATATTTAGCTTCTCTAAAAAATATTGACAATAATGTTTTTAGTTTACCTGTTCCGATGTTAAATGTAATTAATGGTGGAGAACACGCTTCAAATACTATTGATTTCCAAGAATTTATGATTATGCCAATTGGTGCTAAAACATTTAAAGAATCACTACAAATGGCAAACAAAGTTTTTCACACATTAGCTAAATTATTAAAGAAAGCAGGGCACGGAACTCAAGTCGGAGATGAAGGTGGTTTTGCTCCAAATCTACATACTCACGAGGAAGCTTTAGATTTTCTAGTAAATGCTATAAAAGAGGCTGGATTTAATCCTGCAACAAGCGGAGAGAAAGCTATTGGTATTTGTTTAGATGCTGCTTGTTCAGAGTTATATAACAATGAAACAAAAACTTACATTTTTAAAAAGTTTAAGAAAGCTTTATTAGAAAAAAGATCAGGTTTTGAAGCTTATGCTAAAAATAAATATGAATTTAGTTCTGAAGAATTAGTAGAATACTTTGGTCATTTAATTGAAAATTATCCTATTATTTCAATCGAAGACTCACACCATGAAGATGATTGAGATGGGTTTGTTTTAATGAGAAAGAAATTTGGCAAAAAGGTTCAATTAGTTGGTGATGATTTAATTGTAACAAACCCTAAATATATTCAAATGGCTATTGATAAAAAAGCAATTAATGCTTCATTAATTAAAATTAACCAAATTGGTTCATTAACAGAAACAATTAAAGCTATTCAAATGTCGCAACAAGCCAATTTAGTTCCAGTTATATCACATCGTTCAGGAGAAACTGAAGATACATTTATTGCTGATTTAGCAGTTGCCTTTAGTACTAATGAAATTAAAACTGGTTCAATGTCAAGAACAGATAGAATTGCTAAATATAATAGATTATTAAAAATCGAAGATGAACTAAAAGAAAAAGGTATATATTTAGGTTCAAAAGCTTTTTCAAACTTAAAATAA
- a CDS encoding MSC_0623 family F1-like ATPase-associated protein has protein sequence MKINKKELNLFKETTKKIDLLNASFDEIKKQDKFISFDKLISTVLLKSTTSFKNKEINKLLDLLKTAFLNKQEIIFDKFIISFKLDKELNNFYLVPYITDKPATNFEAINLKTNSSLIKENITLYLNDEINNLLANNFYIEIFENIIIKSDNQNNLLNIFYNEKNILGW, from the coding sequence ATGAAAATAAATAAAAAGGAATTAAATCTATTTAAAGAAACTACAAAAAAAATAGATTTATTAAATGCCTCTTTTGATGAAATAAAAAAACAGGATAAATTTATTTCTTTTGACAAACTTATTTCAACAGTTTTACTAAAAAGCACAACAAGTTTTAAAAATAAAGAAATAAACAAATTGCTAGATTTACTAAAAACTGCTTTTTTAAATAAACAAGAAATTATTTTTGATAAATTTATAATTTCTTTTAAATTAGATAAAGAGTTGAATAACTTTTATTTAGTTCCATATATAACTGATAAGCCTGCAACAAATTTTGAAGCTATCAATTTAAAAACAAATTCAAGCCTAATTAAAGAAAACATAACATTATATCTAAATGATGAAATTAATAACTTATTAGCAAATAATTTTTATATCGAAATATTTGAAAACATTATTATCAAAAGTGATAATCAAAACAATTTATTAAACATATTTTACAATGAGAAAAATATTTTAGGGTGATAG
- a CDS encoding MSC_0620 family F1-like ATPase-associated subunit, protein MKIKNKLLSLGLVSAIPFAPFALLSASYNKVSEGEGGNTTPSNPSNPSAPSTPEKPKLDPNFDTFANLAKEKVEKDVERVIDLTIQFLDNEKGKLLKDLDKDFKNNIEKLIYIQVLKQHLEKNKESLKTQHTNNFGFAVVFPYVMSTNKNYHISKVDYDGEKFDDIKIGKDTKTDYSEQIKPDGKITKGKEELNAITKDKLEKLIKDYFGALTKELPQMMYDAEDIPKINEHINIKFGSWADKENTINGFSFTHPKDFASWEEYILSKLHKKFVKFDLNQNKNFTLEEESEKKEDEPINKPDLVPGDKPNKKVDTEEQIQALPSLVPNVNFVHTTKTATNLKSYFDSASAEIKAKMFFFNNAINTRYEYSVTALDNKNNTTLVATVKITDRVDTKKSRSYKIELSIDNSKEQEALNYVYEKIINSNKNLFGKIFTALGIDDKINYNELRNDILRDALYNLVGTGVLLTNKLSYVEEANKIITNAAFSYLKNPNDNTTLKSNIRNSDYLLLTSLFSSTINGADYFYSLSNSLKFVLLRFKEIIKLNAEIVKRNFDENGFDLNIVNHYYDLLNKQISRLIASTGSRTLNIFNWYDYYTKSVKEIMDNFATLALLVDNKKLTDKKDQDNFSKAYFQADIQINNNKNNGKRALNQVGYGLLSISLIVALASIIFIAVKSKQLKSLKLSKLSILTITIVLVVLLLSIIMIAL, encoded by the coding sequence ATGAAAATAAAAAATAAATTATTATCATTAGGATTAGTTAGTGCAATACCTTTTGCACCTTTTGCTTTACTATCAGCTTCATATAATAAAGTCTCTGAAGGTGAAGGTGGAAACACCACTCCTTCGAATCCATCAAATCCTTCAGCGCCTTCAACACCTGAAAAACCAAAATTAGATCCTAACTTTGACACTTTTGCAAACTTAGCAAAAGAAAAAGTAGAAAAAGATGTTGAAAGAGTTATAGACTTAACAATACAATTCCTTGATAATGAAAAAGGAAAATTATTAAAAGATTTAGATAAAGATTTTAAAAACAATATTGAAAAATTAATTTATATTCAAGTTTTAAAACAACATCTAGAAAAAAATAAGGAAAGTTTAAAAACCCAACATACTAATAACTTTGGTTTTGCCGTTGTTTTTCCTTATGTGATGTCAACTAACAAAAATTATCATATTTCAAAAGTTGATTACGATGGTGAAAAATTTGATGACATAAAAATTGGTAAAGATACAAAAACCGATTACTCAGAACAAATTAAACCGGATGGAAAAATTACCAAAGGAAAAGAAGAATTAAATGCTATAACTAAAGATAAACTTGAAAAATTAATTAAAGATTACTTTGGTGCTTTAACTAAAGAATTACCTCAAATGATGTATGATGCTGAAGATATTCCTAAAATTAATGAACACATAAACATTAAATTCGGAAGTTGAGCAGATAAAGAAAATACAATCAACGGTTTTAGCTTTACTCATCCAAAAGACTTTGCTTCATGAGAAGAATATATTCTCTCGAAACTTCATAAAAAGTTTGTTAAATTCGACTTAAATCAAAATAAAAACTTTACTTTAGAAGAAGAATCCGAAAAGAAAGAAGATGAACCGATTAATAAGCCTGATCTTGTTCCTGGCGATAAACCAAATAAAAAAGTAGACACCGAGGAACAAATTCAAGCTCTGCCAAGTTTAGTACCAAATGTTAACTTTGTTCATACTACCAAAACTGCTACTAATTTAAAAAGTTATTTTGACAGTGCTAGTGCTGAAATTAAAGCAAAAATGTTCTTCTTTAATAATGCAATTAACACAAGATACGAATACTCAGTTACTGCATTAGATAATAAAAACAATACAACTTTAGTGGCAACAGTTAAAATTACAGACCGTGTTGATACTAAAAAATCTCGTTCTTATAAAATAGAATTATCAATTGATAACTCAAAAGAACAAGAAGCCCTAAATTATGTATATGAAAAAATTATTAATTCAAATAAAAACTTATTTGGAAAAATATTTACTGCATTAGGTATTGACGATAAAATTAACTATAATGAATTAAGAAATGATATTTTAAGGGATGCGCTTTATAATTTAGTTGGAACTGGTGTTTTATTGACAAATAAATTATCTTATGTAGAAGAAGCAAATAAGATAATTACAAATGCAGCATTTTCATACTTAAAAAATCCAAATGATAATACAACTTTAAAATCAAATATTAGAAATTCGGATTATTTATTATTAACAAGTTTATTTTCATCAACAATTAATGGCGCAGATTATTTCTATAGTTTATCTAACTCATTAAAATTTGTTTTATTGAGATTTAAAGAAATTATTAAATTAAATGCCGAAATTGTTAAAAGAAATTTTGATGAGAACGGTTTTGATTTAAATATTGTAAATCATTATTATGACTTATTAAATAAACAAATTTCAAGATTAATAGCCTCGACTGGATCAAGAACTTTAAATATTTTTAATTGATATGATTACTACACAAAATCAGTTAAAGAAATTATGGACAATTTTGCAACACTGGCTTTATTAGTTGATAATAAAAAATTAACAGATAAGAAAGACCAAGATAATTTTAGCAAGGCATATTTCCAAGCTGATATTCAAATTAACAATAATAAAAATAATGGAAAAAGAGCATTGAACCAAGTTGGTTACGGATTACTAAGTATTTCTTTAATAGTAGCCTTAGCATCAATTATTTTTATAGCAGTAAAGAGCAAACAATTAAAATCATTAAAATTAAGTAAACTATCAATTTTAACAATTACTATTGTCTTAGTTGTGTTACTTCTATCAATAATTATGATCGCTTTATAA
- the tig gene encoding trigger factor: protein MSRKFNKENTELIIDYSLEGEAWEKAYDKAKKELAKTVTVPGFRKGKAPLFEALKKIDPVRIFDKAINDNLEHVYKEHIITQIEDNDKIVDNYRPAFNIKEIDLKKAVYEFIFPLYPEIKLGDYKKIETKLADSEVTEEELITAKNKILENYVVMIDSEEPIKLNDRVNFDFVGFIDGEKFDGGEAEKFDLVIGSNQFIPGFESQMIGLKKGETKDLNLKFPETYHAKDLAGKDVVFRVTINSIKTANYPEVNDQFLSEVKVNPLVTNLESFNEFVLISALKEKLHKNSSEFVESAINEIISKSSVTLSEILINEEAERYYKSFMQQLKQKGISERDYIEFAKTTKEDILKLYKEEAKKNLTKSFVFGKIVDDEKLHVSAEDYEAKINQLANLYGLKPEQIKTFMPFKQFEQGELPNKIFEKLAELNDAKSFAEYKKENEKVLAYNKKAEEAIVAVAKAKSQEKSEEK from the coding sequence ATGTCAAGAAAATTTAATAAAGAAAATACTGAACTAATTATTGACTATTCTTTAGAAGGCGAAGCATGAGAAAAAGCTTATGATAAGGCTAAAAAAGAATTAGCAAAAACTGTAACAGTTCCTGGTTTTAGAAAAGGAAAAGCTCCATTATTTGAAGCTTTAAAAAAGATTGATCCAGTTAGAATTTTTGATAAAGCTATTAATGACAATTTAGAACACGTTTATAAAGAACATATTATTACCCAAATCGAAGATAACGATAAAATAGTTGACAATTATAGACCAGCTTTTAACATTAAAGAAATTGATTTAAAAAAAGCAGTTTATGAATTTATTTTCCCACTATATCCTGAAATTAAATTAGGTGACTATAAGAAAATTGAAACTAAATTAGCAGATTCTGAAGTAACAGAAGAAGAACTAATAACAGCAAAAAATAAAATTTTAGAAAATTATGTTGTTATGATTGATTCAGAAGAACCTATTAAATTAAATGACCGCGTAAACTTTGATTTTGTTGGGTTTATCGATGGTGAAAAATTTGATGGTGGAGAAGCTGAAAAATTTGATTTAGTTATTGGATCAAACCAATTTATTCCTGGATTTGAATCACAAATGATAGGTCTTAAAAAAGGTGAAACAAAAGACCTTAACTTAAAATTCCCTGAAACATATCACGCTAAAGATTTAGCAGGAAAAGACGTTGTATTTAGAGTTACAATTAACTCAATTAAAACAGCAAATTATCCAGAAGTTAATGATCAATTTTTAAGTGAAGTTAAGGTTAATCCGCTTGTAACTAATTTAGAAAGTTTTAATGAATTTGTTTTAATTTCAGCCTTAAAAGAAAAGTTACACAAAAATAGTTCAGAGTTTGTTGAATCTGCAATTAATGAAATTATTTCAAAATCAAGTGTAACATTATCAGAAATTTTAATTAACGAAGAAGCAGAAAGATACTACAAAAGTTTTATGCAACAATTAAAACAAAAAGGTATTAGTGAAAGAGATTATATTGAATTTGCAAAAACTACTAAAGAAGATATCTTAAAACTATACAAAGAAGAAGCTAAGAAAAATTTAACTAAATCATTTGTATTTGGAAAAATTGTTGATGATGAAAAATTACATGTTTCAGCCGAAGATTATGAAGCAAAAATTAATCAGTTAGCTAATTTATATGGATTAAAACCAGAACAAATTAAAACATTTATGCCATTTAAACAATTTGAACAAGGTGAATTACCAAATAAAATTTTTGAAAAATTAGCAGAATTAAATGATGCAAAAAGTTTTGCTGAATACAAGAAAGAAAATGAAAAAGTTTTAGCATACAACAAAAAAGCGGAAGAAGCTATTGTTGCAGTAGCAAAAGCTAAATCACAAGAAAAATCTGAAGAAAAATAA
- a CDS encoding MSC_0624 family F1-like ATPase-associated membrane protein gives MVNSQVKEKKIYDDFESMLNNKKKNSLVTTLKLILISFFVVLSGLILFFAPTTIFSNKLFFKSNIEYFLEFSSLTNERINYLALFRLFLLISIFIYTITKNFSNIFTHKESTKKYIPWFVIYLLFSIVSVILLFTFFKQGTMHYYALSFISIPLLLIDISYSIYTYKLKRKTNPLVYKNKKAIVISISSRIALVLTFIIILSIWVFSIKGDKDDFLNNNIVHQFFVNMFSKKDTKNLFYIIMFFLIISLLVLGINFERIMLIASKQNKNTDTREKLLLYIALTFTSLIWFIRALFYKKSSDVIIADSPSKNYLYLIGLFFIGLIFLSYVLVNFVRKLIIKGVLLNTIFTGFILTLIWIVTAIVSLKNQEIIVTNITILFASLFSVISLLIYKFKTTNEPIYVSIFLKLIVSLIVSTLIINGLNALLLANNNQSFYNISSLLSLDQIFVISTLVLLFTFNIATIINLILTLNVITRKNKAMKEAINENK, from the coding sequence ATGGTTAATTCCCAGGTGAAAGAGAAGAAAATTTATGATGATTTTGAGTCGATGCTAAATAATAAAAAGAAAAACTCATTAGTAACAACTTTAAAATTAATTTTAATTAGCTTTTTTGTTGTGTTGTCAGGTTTGATTTTATTCTTTGCACCAACAACAATTTTTTCAAACAAACTGTTTTTTAAAAGTAATATTGAATACTTTTTAGAATTTTCTAGTTTAACAAATGAACGGATCAATTATTTAGCATTATTTAGATTGTTTTTATTAATCAGTATCTTTATATACACAATTACAAAAAACTTTTCGAATATATTTACTCACAAGGAATCAACTAAAAAATATATTCCATGATTCGTAATTTATCTATTGTTTTCAATTGTTTCAGTGATATTATTATTTACTTTTTTTAAACAAGGAACAATGCATTATTATGCTTTATCTTTTATATCAATCCCTTTATTATTAATTGACATTTCATATTCAATTTATACATATAAACTAAAAAGAAAAACAAATCCTTTAGTTTACAAAAATAAAAAAGCAATAGTAATTTCAATTTCTTCAAGAATTGCTTTAGTATTAACTTTTATCATCATCTTATCAATTTGAGTATTTTCAATTAAAGGTGATAAAGATGACTTTTTAAATAATAATATTGTTCATCAATTTTTTGTAAATATGTTTTCAAAGAAAGATACAAAGAATTTATTCTATATTATTATGTTTTTCCTAATAATAAGTTTACTTGTACTTGGAATAAATTTTGAGCGTATTATGTTAATTGCATCAAAACAAAATAAAAATACTGATACAAGAGAAAAATTATTATTATATATTGCTTTAACATTTACAAGCTTAATATGATTTATTAGAGCTTTATTTTATAAAAAAAGCTCAGATGTTATCATAGCTGATTCACCTTCAAAAAATTATTTATACTTAATTGGTTTATTTTTTATTGGTTTAATATTTTTATCTTATGTTTTAGTAAATTTTGTTAGAAAATTAATAATTAAAGGTGTATTATTAAACACTATTTTTACAGGTTTTATTCTTACATTAATTTGAATAGTAACTGCAATAGTAAGTTTAAAAAATCAAGAAATTATTGTAACTAACATCACTATTTTATTTGCTTCATTATTTAGTGTTATTAGTTTATTAATTTACAAATTTAAAACTACAAATGAGCCTATATATGTTTCTATTTTCTTGAAATTAATTGTTAGTTTAATTGTATCTACATTAATAATTAATGGTTTAAATGCCTTATTGTTAGCTAACAATAATCAAAGTTTCTATAATATTTCTTCATTATTATCATTAGATCAAATTTTTGTTATTTCAACATTAGTTTTACTATTTACCTTTAACATCGCAACAATTATTAATTTAATTTTAACTTTAAATGTTATTACAAGAAAAAATAAAGCTATGAAGGAGGCAATTAATGAAAATAAATAA